A window from Poseidonibacter antarcticus encodes these proteins:
- a CDS encoding LytR/AlgR family response regulator transcription factor, which produces MKVLIVDDEKLALSRLKRILNEEGISNITACNNPIDAIKESTKTKFDIAFLDISMPTMSGLELANTILEMNSNIFIVFQTAFDKYAFEAYQTGGLDYLLKPISNESVKKSLEKIQKFINNSNCSNIQSAKNILAKRGAKIYMINIEDIYYIKADLDEVIIRTKQTDAYVRRKMQDMQELLKEKNFFRIHRSIIVNVDKIRSMKSIEQSKLEISFIDIDDIVTSSKDGAKEFREYIEQRAF; this is translated from the coding sequence ATGAAAGTACTTATTGTTGATGATGAAAAACTTGCTCTTTCTAGATTAAAAAGAATTCTAAATGAAGAAGGTATTTCAAATATAACTGCATGTAACAATCCAATAGATGCAATAAAAGAATCTACAAAAACAAAATTTGATATAGCTTTTTTAGATATTTCAATGCCAACAATGAGTGGACTTGAACTTGCAAATACTATTTTAGAAATGAATTCAAATATTTTTATTGTTTTCCAAACAGCTTTTGATAAATATGCTTTTGAAGCTTATCAAACAGGTGGATTAGATTATTTATTAAAACCAATATCTAATGAATCTGTTAAAAAATCTTTAGAAAAAATACAGAAATTTATTAATAACTCAAATTGTTCAAATATACAATCAGCAAAAAATATCTTAGCAAAAAGAGGTGCAAAAATATATATGATTAATATTGAAGATATTTATTATATAAAAGCAGATTTAGATGAAGTAATAATAAGAACTAAGCAAACAGATGCATATGTACGAAGAAAAATGCAAGATATGCAAGAACTCCTAAAAGAAAAAAACTTTTTTAGAATTCATCGTTCTATAATTGTAAATGTAGATAAAATAAGATCTATGAAAAGTATTGAACAATCAAAATTGGAAATCTCATTTATTGATATTGATGATATTGTAACTAGCTCAAAAGATGGTGCAAAAGAGTTTAGAGAATACATTGAGCAGAGAGCTTTTTGA